The following are from one region of the Primulina eburnea isolate SZY01 chromosome 17, ASM2296580v1, whole genome shotgun sequence genome:
- the LOC140817983 gene encoding uncharacterized protein, with amino-acid sequence MTHSEVSGRIIKWKVELGKYDFEYKPRVAIKARALSDFLSEMFQPAEEEVWRVFVDGASSLLGCGVGVVIIAPPRENIKLVLRIDSRVTNNEAEYEAVLSGIRAAREIGASRIILYSDSQLITQQIKGIYESKDDRMLKYFKLIQAQAKVGVDWSIEQIPRDENGEADALAKMAASL; translated from the coding sequence ATGACTCATTCAGAAGTTTCCGGGAGAATCATTAAATGGAAAGTTGAGCTGGGAAAGTATGATTTTGAGTATAAGCCACGGGTGGCAATCAAAGCACGGGCCTTGTCAGATTTTCTATCAGAGATGTTTCAGCCTGCTGAAGAGGAGGTCTGGAGGGTATTTGTGGATGGAGCGTCTAGCCTTTTGGGATGTGGTGTAGGAGTTGTGATAATAGCTCCCCCGAGAGAAAATATTAAACTAGTACTGAGAATTGACTCCCGAGTGACTAACAATGAGGCAGAGTATGAGGCTGTTCTCTCTGGTATCCGAGCTGCCCGGGAAATTGGAGCTTCTCGGATCATTTTGTATTCTGATTCACAACTAATTACTCAGCAGATAAAGGGAATTTATGAATCTAAGGATGACAGGATGCTTAAATATTTCAAGCTCATTCAAGCCCAGGCAAAAGTTGGTGTGGATTGGAGTATTGAGCAGATACCCCGAGACGAGAATGGGGAAGCAGATGCTTTGGCAAAGATGGCCGCCTCTTTATAA